Proteins from one Triticum aestivum cultivar Chinese Spring chromosome 7A, IWGSC CS RefSeq v2.1, whole genome shotgun sequence genomic window:
- the LOC123149334 gene encoding auxin efflux carrier component 2: protein MITGKDIYDVLAAVVPLYVAMFMAYGSVRWWGIFTPDQCSGINRFVAVFAVPLLSFHFISTNDPYAMDYRFLAADSLQKLVILAALAVWHNVLSRYRCRGGTEAGEASSLDWTITLFSLATLPNTLVMGIPLLRAMYGDFSGSLMVQIVVLQSVIWYTLMLFLFEYRGAKALISEQFPPDVGASIASFRVDSDVVSLNGREALHADAEVGRDGRVHVVIRRSASGSTTGGHGAGRSGIYRGASNAMTPRASNLTGVEIYSLQTSREPTPRQSSFNQSDFYSMFNGSKLASPKGQPPVAGTPGARGQGLDEQVANKFKGGEAAAPYPAPNPGMMMPAPRKKELGGSNSNSNKELHMFVWSSSASPVSEANLRNAVNHAASTDFAAAPPAAATPRDGATPRGVSGSVTPVLKKDASGGAVEVEIEDGMMKSPATGLGAKFPVSGSPYVAPRKKGADVPGLEEAAHPMPPASVMTRLILIMVWRKLIRNPNTYSSLIGLVWSLVSFRWNIQMPTIIKGSISILSDAGLGMAMFSLGLFMALQPKIISCGKSVATFAMAVRFLTGPAVIAATSIAVGLRGVLLHVAIVQAALPQGIVPFVFAKEYNCHPQILSTAVIFGMLVALPITILYYVLLGI from the exons ATGATCACCGGGAAGGACATCTACGACGTGCTGGCGGCGGTGGTGCCGCTGTACGTGGCCATGTTCATGGCGTACGGGTCGGTGCGGTGGTGGGGCATCTTCACGCCGGACCAGTGCTCGGGGATCAACCGCTTCGTGGCCGTCTTTGCGGTGCCGCTCCTCTCCTTCCACTTCATCTCCACCAACGACCCCTACGCCATGGACTACCGCTTCCTGGCCGCCGACTCGCTGCAGAAGCTGGTGATCCTGGCGGCGCTGGCCGTGTGGCACAACGTGCTGTCCCGGTACCGGTGCCGCGGCGGGACGGAGGCCGGCGAGGCGTCGTCGCTGGACTGGACCATCACCCTCTTCTCCCTGGCGACGCTGCCCAACACGCTGGTGATGGGCATCCCGCTGCTGCGCGCCATGTACGGCGACTTCTCGGGGTCGCTCATGGTGCAGATCGTGGTGCTGCAGAGCGTCATCTGGTACACGCTCATGCTCTTCCTCTTCGAGTACCGCGGCGCCAAGGCGCTCATCTCCGAGCAGTTCCCGCCCGACGTCGGCGCCAGCATCGCCTCCTTCCGCGTCGACTCCGACGTGGTCTCGCTCAACGGCCGCGAGGCGCTGCACGCGGACGCCGAGGTCGGGCGCGACGGCCGCGTCCACGTCGTCATCCGGCGGTCCGCGTCGGGATCCACCACGGGCGGCCACGGCGCAGGGCGCTCCGGGATCTACCGCGGCGCGTCCAACGCCATGACTCCGCGCGCGTCCAACCTCACCGGCGTGGAGATCTACTCGCTGCAGACGTCCCGGGAGCCCACGCCGCGCCAGTCCAGCTTCAACCAGTCCGACTTCTACTCCATGTTCAACGGGAGCAAGCTGGCCAGTCCCAAGGGCCAGCCCCCCGTCGCCGGCACGCCCGGCGCACGCGGGCAGGGGCTCGACGAGCAGGTCGCCAACAAGTtcaagggcggcgaggcggcggccccGTACCCCGCGCCCAACCCCGGCATGATGATGCCGGCGCCACG GAAGAAGGAGCTTGGGGGTTCTAACTCCAACTCGAACAAGGAGCTACACATGTTCGTGTGGAGCTCCAGCGCGTCGCCCGTGTCGGAGGCCAACCTCCGCAACGCCGTCAACCACGCCGCGTCCACCGACTTCGCCGCCGCGCCTCCGGCGGCAGCCACGCCACGCGACGGCGCGACGCCCAGAG GCGTGAGCGGCAGCGTGACGCCGGTGCTCAAGAAGGACGccagcggcggcgcggtggaggtggAGATCGAGGACGGCATGATGAAGAGCCCGGCGACGGGGCTGGGCGCCAAGTTCCCCGTGTCGGGGTCCCCCTACGTGGCGCCGCGGAAGAAGGGCGCCGACGTGCCCGGGCTGGAGGAGGCGGCGCACCCGATGCCGCCGGCGAGCGTGATGACCCGGCTCATCCTCATCATGGTGTGGCGCAAGCTCATCCGCAACCCCAACACCTACTCCAGCCTCATCGGCCTCGTCTGGTCACTCGTCTCATTCAG GTGGAACATCCAGATGCCTACAATAATCAAGGGGTCCATATCAATCCTGTCTGATGCAGGGCTAGGGATGGCTATGTTCAGCTTAG GCCTCTTCATGGCTCTGCAACCAAAGATTATCTCTTGCGGAAAGTCTGTTGCGACGTTTGCCATGGCGGTGAGGTTCTTGACTGGGCCGGCGGTGATCGCCGCGACCTCAATCGCCGTGGGACTCCGGGGAGTACTCCTACATGTTGCCATTGTTCAG GCAGCACTTCCACAAGGAATTGTTCCATTTGTGTTCGCCAAGGAGTACAACTGCCATCCTCAAATACTTAGCACAGC GGTTATTTTCGGAATGCTCGTGGCGCTCCCGATCACGATACTCTACTACGTTCTCCTTGGGATATAG